CGCAACGGCGGCGGCGACGCAGTGATGACGGACGGCGACCTGCCCGTCGTCGACCTCACCGCCGTTGCCGTCGCCCCGGGCGCGACGGTGTACGGCGCCAGCGAGGACGGGCAGGTGCTCGGCACGGTGGGGCGTCGCCCGCCATCGATCGTCGCGGCCTGCGTGCTCGCGGTGGCCTCTGCCCTCGTGTCGATGGCGGCGCTCGTCTGGGGCGGCGACGGTGTTCTGGGGCCGAACGGCCGGGACGTCCTCGGCGACGTTCCGGCCGAGTTGCCGACGAACGTCGCCCTGTGGATCGGGGTATTGACGTATGTGCCGATCCTGTGGCTCGCGTACCGCACGTTCTTCGGCGGGGTGTGGGCGCGACTCATCATGATCGCTCTCGTCACCCTGTCGCAGGCGAGCCAGATGTGGCAGTACCTGCAGGGCACGCGGCCGACGTTCGGCGCGTTGCTGTCCCTCTCCGTCGACCTGCTCGTCGTCTATGCGCTGACGAGCCTGTCGGCGCGCGATTGGGTCGAGCAGGGCCTCGTCGAGGGTGAGGGCGCCGCGGCCTGACGGTGTGGTGTTTCACGTGAAACGCGCTCGTGCTCTGCTCGTGGCTGACAGACTCGCTCGCCCGGTCAGTCAGCGAGGGTCTGCTCGATGCCCTCACGGTACGACCCGCGACCTCAGGGGCCGATGGCAACCTCTACACGGGTCAGAACCCGCAGTCGACCGGCGCCCTCGCCGAGCGGATCCTCGCCGACCTCTCCTGACGTCTACGGCTGCCCCGGCGCGACGGGCGTCGCGCCGGGGCAGCCTGCGCTTCGCTCAGGGGTGAATGTGACCAAGAACCGCCGATGTGGCCATGAGTCGCGAAGGTGGACGAAATTCGCAGAGGTGGACGTAGATCGCCGTTGCGTACGGGGCGGGTGAGCAAGGTCACGGGAACGAGGGTTTCGTTTTTGAATAGTCCATGTGGAATAGTCATCGCGTGACCACAACAGACCCCCTGGACGTGGCGCCGCTGGCGGTCGCCGTCCTCAGTCTTCTCGCGGAGCGCGACATGCATCCGTACGAGATGATCCAGACCCTCCGCGCGCGCCGGGAGGATCAGTGGGTGAAGCTGCGGCCCGCGTCGCTCTACCACAAGGTCGACGGGCTCGTGGCGCGCGGCCTCGCGGAGGTCGTGGGCACCGAGCAGGACGGCAACCGCCCGCCCCGCACGACGTACCGCCTCACGGACGCGGGGCGCGAGCTCCTCGTCGCGTGGATCAGCTCCGCCATCACCGTCGTCGAGAACCCCTACTTCTCGTTCTCCCTCGCCCTCGGCGAGCTCGAGGCCCTCGGCCCGGAACGCGCGGCGCGCCTGCTCACCGAGCGCGTCACCGCCCTCGACGAGCACATCGCCCAGATGCGCGACAGCCTCGAGCAGGGGCGCAACCAGAGCGCGGAACGCATCTGGATGCTCGCCCACGAACACCGCCTCGCCACTTTGACGACCGAGCGCGACTACATCGCCTCCGTCGTCCACGACATCGAATCGAAGGAACTCACATGGCCGACCAGCCACTGACCGACGACGCGTCCGCGGCGTCGGGCGCGCCTGCGGCTCCCGCCGCAGGCGCCGCCCACTCTGACGCGGGCGCGTCCGTCGCCACGGGCGCCCCGCCGCAGCAGTCCGCATCGGGGCGCCGAACTGCGGCAGATGCGGGCGCGAAGACGCCGGGCGCCGCGCCCGACATCAACCCGTGGGCTGCGCTGAGCGCCCTGCTCATCGGGTTCTTCATGATCCTCGTCGACTCGACGATCGTCTCCGTGGCGACCGAGACGATGGTCGACAAGCTCGACACGAGCCTCAACAACGTCCTGTGGGTGACGAGCGGGTACCTGCTCGCCTACGCCGTGCCGCTGCTCATCACCGGACGCCTCGGTGACCGTTTCGGCCCGAAGAACCTCTACCTCATCGGTCTGGCCGTGTTCACGTTGTCGTCGGCCGCGTGCGGCTTCGCCCCGAACGTCGGCGTCCTCATCGCGGCGCGCGTCGTCCAGGGTCTCGGTGCGGCGATCATGACGCCGCAGACGATGGCGATCATCACGCGCATCTTCCCCGCGGACGGCCGCGGCAAGGCCATGGGCGTGTGGGGTTCGACGGCGGGTGTCGCGACGCTCGTCGGCCCGATCCTCGGTGGTGTCCTCGTCGACCACGCCGGGTGGGAGTGGATCTTCTTCGTCAACGTGCCCGTCGGCCTCATCGGTCTCGCGATGGCGTGGAAGCTCGTGCCGTCGCTGCCGAGTCACGCGCACAAGTTCGACCTCGTCGGGGTCGCGCTGTCGGCCGTCGCGCTCTTCTGCGTCGTGTTCGGCATCCAAGAAGGCGCGCAGTACGACTGGGGCACGATCACGGGCATCATCTCTGTGCCGCTGCTCATCATCCTCGGCCTCGTCTTCTTCGTCCTGTTCATCCTGTGGGAGCGGCGATACAGGGGTGAGCAGCTCGTGCCGCTGCATCTGTTCGCGAACCGCAACTTCTCCCTCGCCAACATCGCTATCACGTCCGTCGGGTTCGCGATCACGGCCATGTCGTTCCCGATCATGATCTACGCGCAGGCCGTGCTCGGTTACTCGCCGACGAAGGCCGCGCTGCTGCTCGCGCCCATGGCCGTCATCTCCGGTCTGCTCGCCCCTGTCGTCGGTGGTCTCGTCGACCGCAAGCACCCCGCGATCCTCGCGGGCTTCGGGCTCGTCTGCTTCTCCGTCGCCCTGTTCTGGTACGGCCGGATGCTCGGCGCCGACACGTCGATCTGGTGGCTGCTCGCCATCGCCTGCCTGCTCGGTGTGGCCAACGGGTTCATGTGGGCGCCGCTCTCGGTGACGGCGACGCGCACCCTCGAACCGCGCTTCGCCGGCGCAGGTTCGGGCATCTACAACACGACACGTCAGATCGGCGCCGTCATCGGTTCCGCCGCCGTCGCCTCCCTCATGGATTCGCGCCTTCGCCACCACCTCGGTGAGCAGGCTGCGGGTGGCGCGCATCAGGCGGGCGGCGGTCACATGCCGACGCAGGTCGCCGAGCAGTTCGCCCGCGCCATGGGCGAGACGCTGTACCTGCCGGCCGCGGTGCTCATCGTCGGCATCATCGCCGCGGTGATGTTCACCAACCCGCACCGCAGGACGGGCCGCCACGCGGCCGACGCTCACTGAGCGCCCGAAGCCGAGGGCTCCGGACGAACATTGCCCGCGAACGCGTCAATGATGACGCGTTCGCGGGCAATGTTCGTCCGGGTTCGATGGGGTGGTCGCTCGATCCGTGCCAAAGGTCCCTGGCCCCGGGGCGCGTCGCGGCCCTAGCGTGAAGGTGAGACCCGGCGTCGGGCTCATCGCAACATTCACGAGAGGTGCCTCGGATGGCTGACAACACGACCAAGCCCATCGTCGTCGGAGTCGACGGATCGCCGTCGTCGCTGAGCGCCCTCGAATGGGCCGCGCAGCACGCCGAGCTGACGAAGCAGCCGCTCGAGGCCCTCGCGACGTGGCAGTGGCCCACCAACTACGGCTACGCCGTGGCGTTCGAAGCCAACTTCGACCCGGCGCAGGAGAGCACGCAGATGCTCGACGAGATCGTCGCGAAGGTGCAGGCCGACCACCCGAGCATCGAGGTGCGACCGCACGTCATCGAGGGCGACACGCGCAATGTGCTCGTCAAGCGCTCCAAGGAGGCGGCGCTGCTCGTGCTCGGCAGCCGCGGCCACGGCGAGCTGACGGGCATGCTTCTCGGCTCCGTCAGCGGCTACTGCGTCACGCACGCCGACTGCCCCGTCCTCGTCACGCGCCACTGACGCGGCGCGGCCCGGCGCGTGACCGGGCCGGCGACCTGACGCGTCGCGGATGCGTCGTCCCATCGGCGGGCTGCACCCCGGCGGACGGTGGCGCGCGGCGCCGTCACGGGAGTAGGTTCGTGCCATGAGTGACACGAGCAGCGAGAACTACACCCCTGAGGTCGACCAGCAGGACGGCGGCCCCGGCGCCCAGACCGGCGGCAACGGCGGCGAGAACAATGATGTCGCGAGCGGCGGTCGCAGCGACCAGGGCAGCACCGACGAAGGCCAGCACGCCGACGCCGACGAGAGCTGACGGCGGCCGCCGCTGAGCGCGGTGGTTTGCCGCGAGCGTCGGCAGGCACGACACGACGCACGCGCACGCCCCACCTGAACACGACGCACGCGCCCCGGCGCGTCGAACCTGCGTGGCCGCGAGCCCGGCACGGTGACGACGCGACCGGGGCGCATGCGTCGTGCCCGCTCTGAGACCATGGGGCAGACCCCGATCCGAGGAGCCTCATGCCGTCCACCGCAGCCCCCGCGCTGCCGCGCGTCAGGTTGCTCCTCGCACGCTTCTCGCACACGGGTCTCGTGTTCGCCGCGCTGTTCTACATCATCGCGAACACGCCGTCACTGCTGCCGCGCCCCTGGTGGATGCAGGGTCTCGTCGCGGCGCTGAGCGGGGTGTGCGGGTACGTTCTCGGCCTCGCGCTGGGGCGTCTCGCCCACGCGACGGCGCGCTGGTTGGGCCTGCATGTCACGATGAACCCGCGTCGACGCGTGCTGCTCGGCCGCATCGGCATCGCGTTCGCGGCCCTGATCGTCATCAGCTTCCCGCAGTCGACGATCGACTGGCAGCGGGAGGTCAGCCGCCAGGTCGACGTCGACGGGCCGGGGTGGTGGTATCCGACCGGTTCGACGCTCGTCGCGGTCGTCGTGTTCGTCTTGTTCATCCTCGTCTGGCGCGGCCTCGCCGGGCTCACCCGCTTCTTCCTCACGAAGGTCTCCTCACGCATCGTGCGGGAGGCAGCGGCCCGTCTCGTCGCATCGGTCATCACGGTCGCGACGGTCGTCGTGGCGATCGACGTCGTCGTCGAACCCGCCGTCCTCGCCGTCGTCGGGGGCAACGCCGACCGCGTCAACCAGCAGATGCCGCGCGGTGAGCACGCACCGACGTCGTCGTTGCGCAGTGGTGGCCCCGGCTCGCCACTGACGTGGAACAGCCTCGGCCGGGACGGCGCGAAATTCGTCGCCGCGGGGCCGGACGCGAAGCAGATCGCCGACGTGACGAAGACGCCAGCCAAGGAGCCGGTGCGGGTGTTCGTCGGCGCGAATGAGTCGTTGGACAAGAGCGCCGACCTCGCGGTAGCCGAGCTCGACCGCACCGACGCCTGGAAGCGCAAGGCGATGCTCGTCATCACGCCGACGAGCACCGGCTACGTCAACCTGTGGGGCGCCGCGTCCTTCGAGTACCTGCTCGGCGGCGACACCGCTGCGGTCGGAATGGCGTACTCGAACCTGCCGTCGGCGTTCGGCCTGCTCACCGCGCCACGCGACCCCGGCAAGGCGTCGCAGATCCTCCTCGAGAAGGTGCGGCGCCGCGTCGACGCGATGCCCGCGGCCCAGCGCCCGAAGGTGTACTTCACCGGCGAATCGCTCGGCGCCTACGGCGCGGACGACTCGTTCGACTCGTCGCGGCAGATGTTGGAGCGCACCGACGGCGGCGTCCTCAGCGGTACGCCCGCGTTCTCGCCGAACCGGCAACGCCTGACGCGTGAGCGCGCGCCCGGTTCGACGACGATCGACCCCGTCATCAACGGCGGACGCCACATCCGTTTCGCCGGTGAGCCGTCGCAGCTGGGCGCCGACGAGTACGACCGCCCTCTGGGCGCGTGGCAGAAACCGCGCGTCGTCTACCTGCAGCACCCGTCCGACCCCGTCGTGTGGTGGTCGCCGCGCCTGATGTTCAACTCACCCGAGTGGCTGCGTGAGACGCGCGACAACACGCCGATGGCGCAGATGAGCTGGGCTCCGTTCGTCACCTTCTGGCAGGTCAGCGCCGACATGCTCGTCTCCAACGAGGTGCCCGGCGGTTACGGTCACCGCTACTTCGGCGCCGAGATGGTGCCGGCCTGGGCGAAGGTGCTCGACGTCGACCCCGGCTCGCGCGAGGATGCCATCATCGACGCCGTGGGGCGCCGCTGAGCGCGCTCGCCGTCAGCGATCATCGCCCGGAAATCGTCATCCTCGACGCGTTTGCGGGCAATGATCTGGCGGGCCGTCAGTTCTGACGCGTCGGATCGAGCTTGCCCGTCATCGTCACCCCACCGGTGCTGACGGTGAAGCTCGCGACCGCGTTCGTGCACGTCATGCCGCTGACGTTGCTCGTGCACGTCGTTCCTGCGGAGGTGAAGCTGCTGCCGTAGTCGAGCACGGCCGTGCCGTCCTTCGTCGTCACCGGTGCGTTCGGCACGCTCGACGTCCAGCGCGCAGCCTCGCCGTCGGTGTCGAAACCGGGGTCACCGGTGAGGAAACCGACGCCCTTCGGCGTCAGCATGACGTAGTTCGCGCCGCCGTGCTTCGCCGACACCTCGGGGGTGAGGTGGCAGCCGACGACGCCCTTCGTCATGTCGCACCAGTTGCGGCCCGTGGGCGTCGTGAACTGCGACCATCCTGTCGCGGCGTAGGCGTATGCCGTCGCGGTGCCGCTCGTCGACGGCGCGCTGCTCGCCGAGGCGGTCGGCCCTGCCGAGTCCTGACTGCCGGACGGCGCCGCGCCCGAGCCTGTTGCGCTCGCCTGCGGCGCTGCGGGGTCGCTCGCCGACGCACCGTCGCTCGTGCTCGGCGACGTGGACGAGGCGCTCGCGGCCGTGCTGGAGGGCGTGCTCGGGGACGTCGACGACGACGCGGAAGAGCTGCGCTCGGAGGGCGTCTGGCTCGGTGCGGCCTGCTGCGTCGTCGACGACGCGGACGGCTGCGCCACCGTGGCGTTCTGCGACGCGCCGTCCTGGCCATTTCCGCACGCGGCGAGCGCGAGCGTCAGCAGGCCCGCGGCGGTGAGAGCTGGGACGGTGCGCATGAGTTCCCCTTGTCGTCGAACGGTACCGACACGTCACGCCGTGCCGCACCTCCACTGTGGCAGAGATGGCGGCCGTGGCGAAGGCGCCATGCCGACCGAGACGACCCGGCTGAAACCCGTGCCCGGCAGCCCGATTCGCTCACGTCACAGGTGGCCGCTGAGCGCCGCCATGCGGGATTCGAGCTTGCCGACAAGGGCGTCGAGCTCCTTGGAGTTCTCGGCGCTGACGGGCAGGACGTCGATCGAGATCGTCGCTCCACCGGCGAGGGAGCGCAGTTCGTCGAGCTTCGCGGCGAACGGCGAACCGCTGCCGGGTGAGTAGTAGTCGACGGCCGCGTCGATGTCGTTCGGGTAGAGGTCGGCCTTCGTCACGGCGATGACGACCCACATCGGCTTGGCTCGGCGCACCGCCATCGCGGCGATGCGGTGCGCGGTGATCGTCCAGTCCTCCAGCTCCGCGGCGAGCTGCTCGTCGCGCGTGCGTGACGGCGCCGCGCCACTCGTGCCGCCGGCGCGTCGCGGCGTCGCGTGGCCGTAGGAGACGACGTGGACGATGCCGTCGACCGGCTCCTCGTAGAACACCTCGTCGAGGGCTGCGAGGCGCGTCGCGGCGTTGTCGCCGGGCACGACGCGGAAGCGGAAACCCTTGAGCCGCGGCGACTTCGACGTCCGACGCTCCATCGTCGCCGAGCCGGCCTCGGTGACGGCGTCGGGGCTCGTGCGGCGCGCGAGACGGTCGACGAGGCGCGTCTTGCCGACGCCCGTCATGCCCGTGACGGCGACCGTCGGGTAGCGGCGATGCACGAGGGAGGAGATCTTCTCGGGTGCCGCGGTGAGGGCGGTGAGGGCCGTTCCGGCCAGGCTGGCGCCGGCAGCGGCGAGGCCGGCGTTGTGGCGGGCACCGGTGTTCTTCGAGGTCACGGTTCACCTTTCGGCAGAGGCTCGTTCGACGCCGGGGCGCCGAGCACTTTGCCCTCTAGTCAACCCGAAACGGCGTCGAAACGCCTCTCCGAGGGTTTCTTCGACGCCTTCGCGGTGCTGCGCGCTCGTCGCGCCCGACCATCCGCGTGGGTGGTGAACCAGCGGCCTGCGCGTCCTAGAGTGAAGACATGACTCGCGAAGACATCCACGAAGCAGCCAAGAACGACGACGCGGACGGCCAGAAGCCCGGCGGCGCCGGGGAGGTCTCCGAAGGCGGCAGCGGTTTCGGCACCGACAATGAGGCGAACGTCGTCAACGGCGCCGACGCTGTGCCCGACAAGACGACCGGCGGCACCAGCCCCCGCACGCCCAACCAGTGAGCTGAGTGCCTCCGACCAGGTGCTGGCCGGCCCTGACCCCGAGGTCACGGCCCGCTCTGTCCCTGGAGGTCTCGACGGCGATCCGGCGACGGCGTGACGCGTCTGACAGTGCGCCGAATGTGTCCTGCGCCTCCGTCGCGCCGGCGAAATCACGCCCGAGGGTGTAGCGGTTGTCGGTGCCTCGGTCTAGCCTCACGAGCATGACTGACATGAATACGAATCAGCCCGACGAAACCCTCGGGGCGCCCGCTCCGGGTGCCCCGAACGGTCAGGCTCAGCAGGGCCAGGACATGCTCGGCGCGACGGAGCCGACGCAGGGTGGCCCGAACGATGCCTCCCCGCAGCGGGACCCCGACGAGTGGGCCACCGGCGACGAGCCGATGACCGAGGCGCAGAAGTCGTACCTCGACACGCTCGCCAAGGAGGCGGGCGAGACGCTGCCCGCCACGCTGACGAAGGCCGAGGCGAGCAAGCACATCGACCGCCTCCAGGGTTCGAACAACCGCGTCAACCAGCAGGGCACGCAGGGCAACTGAGGCAACTGCCAGACGCCACCGGTCGGCCTGGCGCGACATGTTTCACGTGGAACATATGGCGCCAGGTCGGGCGGAGGTGTGCTGCGACGAGCGGGCGGCGCACTGCGCGGTGACCACGGGTCATGCCCCCACCGGGGCTCGAGCGCGCACCGAATGACGTGTCGATGATGCCCAGCGCGAATCGGCAGACCCCACAATGGCTTCCATGACTTCTCTCGTCTGGTTCCGTGACGACCTGCGTACGTTCGACCATCCGGCGCTGCGTGCGGCGGTCGATCACGCCGTCACCTCCCAGGGCTCGCAGGAGTCGGATGACGGCGCGTCGTCCGAGCCCGCGGGCGTCGTCGCGCTCTTCGTCCTCGACGAGGAATCGGACGGCCTCCGCCCGCTCGGCGGTGCGGTGAAGTGGTGGCTGCATCACTCGCTCGTCGCCTTGCGCGCGAAGCTCGAGGCGCTCGGCATCCCGCTCGTCCTGCGACGCGGCGCCGCGCATGACGTCGTCCTCGATGTGGTCGAGACGTTCGACGTCGACTTCGTCGGCTGGAATCGCCGGTACGGCGGGCCGGAGCGCGCCGTCGACGCCGTGATCAAGGAGGCGCTCGCCGAGCGAGACGTCGAGGTGCACTCTTATGCGGCGAACCTGCTGTTCGAGCCGTGGACCATCACAACGGGTGGGGGCACCCCGTACCGCGTGTTCACGCCGTTCTGGAAGGCGTGCCTGAGCGAGCCCGAGCCGCGTGAGCCGCTCGACGCGCCGTCAGCGCTCACCCCGCCGTCCGCACTCGTCGAGCAGGCCGGCCAGGCGAGTGACGACCTCGACACCTGGGCGTTGCTGCCGACGAAACCCGACTGGTCGACCGGCATCGCCAAGGCCTGGACGCCGGGCGAGGACGCCGCGCACGAGCTATTCGCCGACTTCCTCGACGACGCCGTCGTCCACTACGCCACCGAACGTGACGAGCCGTCGAAGCCGGCGACGTCGCGCCTCTCGCCGCATCTGCGCTTCGGGGAGATCAGCCCGCAGACGATCTGGCATGCGGCGCGGCGCAGTGGCAAGGACGTCGAGACGTTCCTGTCGGAGGTCGGTTGGCGCGAGTTCGCGTGGCACACGCTCTACGAGAACCCTGACCTTCACGAGGTGAACCTCAATCGGAAGTTCGACGCGTTCCCGTGGCCGCCGCTCGACGAGGACGCGCTGCTCGCATGGGAGAAGGGCGAGACGGGCGTCCCGCTCGTCGACGCGGGCATGCGCGAGCTGTGGGAGACGGGCACGATGCACAATCGCGTGCGCATGGTCGTCGCGTCGTTCCTGACGAAGAACCTGCTCATCGACTGGCGCATCGGTGAGGAGTGGTTCTGGGACACGCTCGTCGACGCCGACGCCGCGAGCAACCCGTTCAACTGGCAGTGGGTCGCCGGGTGCGGCGCAGACGCCGCACCGTACTTCCGCGTCTTCAACCCGGAGACGCAGCGCAAGAAGTTCGACCCCGACGAGCGCTACGTCCGCCGCTGGGGCGCTGACGACGGCCGCGAACCCATCGTCGACCTCGCCGAGACGCGCAAGGCCGCACTCGCGGCATACGAGCAGACGAAGTGACGTCTCACCTCAGCTAACCCTGACCGCTTGCGTGCAGATGCACCTGCGTGCAGATGCACCCGGGTGCACTTGCACGCAGGGGTTGGGTCGGATTCGACGTCATGCTGCTCGCCTTCATGGCGGTGACGGCGTGGCGCGCGTGGCAGCGGCGTCAGCTCGTCATCCTTGCGTCGGTCACGACGGGCATGCTGCTCGTCTGCGACGACGAGCTCTCACCCATCGCGTCGGCGAGTTCTGCCGCGCCGCGTCCGTCGAGCTCGGTGGCGATGCCGTCACGCGCGCCGAGACGGTCGGCGTCGCTGCGATGCGACGACACCTTGAACCGGGCCTCCATGCGCTGCACGGAAATGCGGATGCCGACGATCTTCGTCAGCATGTCGTCCAGATAGTCGCGCGGTGCCTGCCCCATGCGCCACGGCTCGTCGCGCCCGCCCTCCATCGCACCCGTGAGCTTCGCGACGACGCCGCGCACCCACCTCGGGTCGTCGTGCACCTCCAACTCTCCCCAGGCATGAGCGACGAGGTAGTTCCACGTCGGGACGACGCGGTGATGCTCGGCCTTGCTCGGATACCAGCTCGGCGAGACGTAGTGCTCGAGCGGCCCGAACGTCGCGAGCGTCAGCCCCTCGTGACGGCCGTTCTCCCACAACGGGTTCGCACGCGCCACGTGCCCGATGAGCGCCTTGCCCGTCGGTGCGCCGTCATCGTCGACGAGCAGCAACGGCACCATGTCCGCCTGCGGCGTGACGCCGTCGTGCGTGATGAGCGTCGCGAGCGGATGTTTCGCAACGAACGCGGCGATCGTCTCGACGTCCGTGACGACGTCGTGCGGCGGGTTATAGGGCATGCCATTCAGTCTGACGCACCGCTCCGGCGGGCGCCCGCAGCGTCCTCGGCGAGCCGGGCATTCGCGACACGCGTTCAAGACGATCGACGGACGCGAGCGACGCGCGGCGGGTACCTGTCGTTCAGCCCGTCAGTCCAGCCCCGCACATACGAAGCGGGCCGCCCCTCCACGTGGGAGGGGCGGCCCGCTCGGCATGCGACGAGGTGCGTAGCTCAGCTCTTGGTGAGCACCTCGTCGGCCTCCTCGTACGGAGCGTCCTCACGG
This region of Dermacoccus nishinomiyaensis genomic DNA includes:
- a CDS encoding PadR family transcriptional regulator → MTTTDPLDVAPLAVAVLSLLAERDMHPYEMIQTLRARREDQWVKLRPASLYHKVDGLVARGLAEVVGTEQDGNRPPRTTYRLTDAGRELLVAWISSAITVVENPYFSFSLALGELEALGPERAARLLTERVTALDEHIAQMRDSLEQGRNQSAERIWMLAHEHRLATLTTERDYIASVVHDIESKELTWPTSH
- a CDS encoding DHA2 family efflux MFS transporter permease subunit, translated to MADQPLTDDASAASGAPAAPAAGAAHSDAGASVATGAPPQQSASGRRTAADAGAKTPGAAPDINPWAALSALLIGFFMILVDSTIVSVATETMVDKLDTSLNNVLWVTSGYLLAYAVPLLITGRLGDRFGPKNLYLIGLAVFTLSSAACGFAPNVGVLIAARVVQGLGAAIMTPQTMAIITRIFPADGRGKAMGVWGSTAGVATLVGPILGGVLVDHAGWEWIFFVNVPVGLIGLAMAWKLVPSLPSHAHKFDLVGVALSAVALFCVVFGIQEGAQYDWGTITGIISVPLLIILGLVFFVLFILWERRYRGEQLVPLHLFANRNFSLANIAITSVGFAITAMSFPIMIYAQAVLGYSPTKAALLLAPMAVISGLLAPVVGGLVDRKHPAILAGFGLVCFSVALFWYGRMLGADTSIWWLLAIACLLGVANGFMWAPLSVTATRTLEPRFAGAGSGIYNTTRQIGAVIGSAAVASLMDSRLRHHLGEQAAGGAHQAGGGHMPTQVAEQFARAMGETLYLPAAVLIVGIIAAVMFTNPHRRTGRHAADAH
- a CDS encoding cryptochrome/photolyase family protein encodes the protein MTSLVWFRDDLRTFDHPALRAAVDHAVTSQGSQESDDGASSEPAGVVALFVLDEESDGLRPLGGAVKWWLHHSLVALRAKLEALGIPLVLRRGAAHDVVLDVVETFDVDFVGWNRRYGGPERAVDAVIKEALAERDVEVHSYAANLLFEPWTITTGGGTPYRVFTPFWKACLSEPEPREPLDAPSALTPPSALVEQAGQASDDLDTWALLPTKPDWSTGIAKAWTPGEDAAHELFADFLDDAVVHYATERDEPSKPATSRLSPHLRFGEISPQTIWHAARRSGKDVETFLSEVGWREFAWHTLYENPDLHEVNLNRKFDAFPWPPLDEDALLAWEKGETGVPLVDAGMRELWETGTMHNRVRMVVASFLTKNLLIDWRIGEEWFWDTLVDADAASNPFNWQWVAGCGADAAPYFRVFNPETQRKKFDPDERYVRRWGADDGREPIVDLAETRKAALAAYEQTK
- a CDS encoding alpha/beta-hydrolase family protein codes for the protein MPSTAAPALPRVRLLLARFSHTGLVFAALFYIIANTPSLLPRPWWMQGLVAALSGVCGYVLGLALGRLAHATARWLGLHVTMNPRRRVLLGRIGIAFAALIVISFPQSTIDWQREVSRQVDVDGPGWWYPTGSTLVAVVVFVLFILVWRGLAGLTRFFLTKVSSRIVREAAARLVASVITVATVVVAIDVVVEPAVLAVVGGNADRVNQQMPRGEHAPTSSLRSGGPGSPLTWNSLGRDGAKFVAAGPDAKQIADVTKTPAKEPVRVFVGANESLDKSADLAVAELDRTDAWKRKAMLVITPTSTGYVNLWGAASFEYLLGGDTAAVGMAYSNLPSAFGLLTAPRDPGKASQILLEKVRRRVDAMPAAQRPKVYFTGESLGAYGADDSFDSSRQMLERTDGGVLSGTPAFSPNRQRLTRERAPGSTTIDPVINGGRHIRFAGEPSQLGADEYDRPLGAWQKPRVVYLQHPSDPVVWWSPRLMFNSPEWLRETRDNTPMAQMSWAPFVTFWQVSADMLVSNEVPGGYGHRYFGAEMVPAWAKVLDVDPGSREDAIIDAVGRR
- a CDS encoding DUF3072 domain-containing protein codes for the protein MNTNQPDETLGAPAPGAPNGQAQQGQDMLGATEPTQGGPNDASPQRDPDEWATGDEPMTEAQKSYLDTLAKEAGETLPATLTKAEASKHIDRLQGSNNRVNQQGTQGN
- a CDS encoding universal stress protein produces the protein MADNTTKPIVVGVDGSPSSLSALEWAAQHAELTKQPLEALATWQWPTNYGYAVAFEANFDPAQESTQMLDEIVAKVQADHPSIEVRPHVIEGDTRNVLVKRSKEAALLVLGSRGHGELTGMLLGSVSGYCVTHADCPVLVTRH
- a CDS encoding FMN-binding negative transcriptional regulator; this translates as MPYNPPHDVVTDVETIAAFVAKHPLATLITHDGVTPQADMVPLLLVDDDGAPTGKALIGHVARANPLWENGRHEGLTLATFGPLEHYVSPSWYPSKAEHHRVVPTWNYLVAHAWGELEVHDDPRWVRGVVAKLTGAMEGGRDEPWRMGQAPRDYLDDMLTKIVGIRISVQRMEARFKVSSHRSDADRLGARDGIATELDGRGAAELADAMGESSSSQTSSMPVVTDARMTS
- a CDS encoding GTPase domain-containing protein codes for the protein MTSKNTGARHNAGLAAAGASLAGTALTALTAAPEKISSLVHRRYPTVAVTGMTGVGKTRLVDRLARRTSPDAVTEAGSATMERRTSKSPRLKGFRFRVVPGDNAATRLAALDEVFYEEPVDGIVHVVSYGHATPRRAGGTSGAAPSRTRDEQLAAELEDWTITAHRIAAMAVRRAKPMWVVIAVTKADLYPNDIDAAVDYYSPGSGSPFAAKLDELRSLAGGATISIDVLPVSAENSKELDALVGKLESRMAALSGHL